The Manduca sexta isolate Smith_Timp_Sample1 chromosome 1, JHU_Msex_v1.0, whole genome shotgun sequence sequence AATAacgcctaattcctctcagtactagagaaggcccgtgtctagcagtgggacagtatataatacagggctgatattattataatttatttgataaacatAAAGATCAAAATTGAATCAGATACCCTATTAATGTTCGCTATGGTGCAGTcgagaagcggcgatagcctagttgggtgtggaacggactgccgagacgaatgtccgcaggttcaaatcccaagggcacacacctctgacttttctaaaaaatcatgtgtgtattctttgtgaatttatcgttcgctttaacggtgaaggaaaacatcgtgaggaaacctgcacatctgagaagttctctacaggaatttcgtaggtgtgtgaagtctaccaatccgcactacagcgtggtggactaaggcctaatccctctcagtagtagaggaggcccgtgctcagcagtgggcaagtatataacacagggctgatattattattattattatatatggtgCAGTCATGGCTGTGGTAGGTTGTTGACCGCTCAGTATTATGTGATACGTATACAACATAACAATGATTTCATTGTTTCTATACGAGCACAAATAGTGACCCagctgtacctgatggtaagtgaggtcttaatgtcgactgacgggagatgattaccccccagtcgacacaatagggtgCCGGActcattttagttctttactattatcaaatatttacataatataaattataacacggaaggaattattaaaatccggtaaaaaatcaacaagttataagtcgttgaatttcggtggaatgggtaatttacaagaaacagaaaagagacgaaatacccacatgtgacgtcatcgggaattacgacgcgtggtaaagaaagagatgaagcgatatccccacatcgcgcccacttctttacattacaatattttaaaaatgaattgctcgctcattttttaaccaatttttatgcagttttcgcagctgtgcttctttttcgtattattaaacattacatatagaataatgtacaaaattaagcataggccggtcccctattatgttggagccggatatacacaggctgatcccgaaacacttacgtgggccactatggcgggtttgaacaccttgtgtacggttgctatccgggcagagaaaatatatcttactacGAGCAAGCATTTATtccctttcttttaattttatccgtggtgctttatacctaggttatctagttgtaaacgtccctatccttgaggttaaaacgcatCCTTAGTTCatattttgtcacccgcattgctgtggagggaagtggacaactATTCCAACTcgttatctttctatttgattaacgttgcgggataatgagaagtgttccctgagactcggcgagcttcaccgctcgttgtcatgcgtgccactgctgatccttacaggagttgtagcggtgtgaggacgggaaagtTTCTACCATCAACTATCCTATTTATATGGATTTATTGTTTCAGGCCAAATGTTTGATATGCCTCGGGCAATATACATCTCCAGCTGTTTCCATACAATGTTGGCATGTTTACTGCGAGGTAAGATTTTATACCGACACTGGAAAAACAATCATATCTCAGCGACATTCAGTTTAGTTTAGAAGCTATTAAATTATGTCAtgatgctatatattttatgcagTTATTAAGTACATTTGGATAGctatggaataccaaacaatacttagtaattcaaggtgttggtgtttctactgtttatcgatcgtatcgcttaccatcaggcgaacggcaagctcgtctcgtcattcaaagcaataaaaaaaaatatatattttgatttcaataagataattattcatgataattaaactatttattttatgaaacttaaaTCGAATTATATACAAATTGTACAACTACATAACCGCAATGTGTATGTGCTTTGCATTACTTTATTATTGCAGGTATGCTGGCTGCAATCGTTAAAATCCAAGAAAATATGTCCACAATGCAACGCCATAACCACTGCGCAACATCTGCGAAGGATATACATGTAAATTGTCATAGATATAAAATGGCCAAAAGTGATCCATGGTTGGGTCATTTTTGACCCAGATgccaaaatatatcaaaaagttTTGACGAATGAAATTGGTGACTACGGCTGCTACCGACATAGAATGATCTTATATAAGTCGTGGTTGGGTCAATTTTGAACCAGGAACAAAAAGGCCGATTGGCAAATAGATAATTGTGACCTGCAAGATGAACCGTCATAATACATGTGTGAATGATTGCTCAAAATAGAAGTGGTGAACTGTTTGACCTATACCGAAATATGGAGGCTTTGAGCTGTGCATTGTGTAAATAAGGGCTCGTCCATTAATTACGTGAGGTTCGAAAGGGTGGAAGGGGTTcggaaataaaatcacgaaatatAAAGGGAGGAGGGTTTTAATGAGGTATCacgtgtatttatatttcattcgcGATTTCCCCGCGCTTTGGGCAACCTAAAACAACCTGCAACAGGTTaatgtttttcttaaatttaataagcaGTTCCCGTAATGTAGAATTTAAGTAGTTGttttttcttgataatttttattgtttcgttttgttttattttgtctatttgtttttttcactcaagcgtcttggtgcatttccactgtaagcttttgtaatacttaattgataaataaataaatgtcaggACATTTTTATCTTGATGCTTAGTTTTCCAAAATTTAATCAGATTATACCTgtatttaaagattattttaaaaattttaaaatactttgtacCAAAAAATACACCTGATATTTGCTAGGGGTAGGAGTAAAAACTTCATCGCACGTCACCAGGGGGGAGGAGGTTAAAAAGTCACTAAAacatcacgtgattaatggacggACCCtaagacattgtaataaatattgcgCAAATGAAAtaacattcaattaaaaatgGTTATTCAAAGGCGctcaaaatcataataatgttGTGAAAAATGTTATACAGGCATTTTGACGTTGAGTTAACAAATGAAACCAATACTCGTATTTACTTCTGCTAacatcgtgtctaaaatcatttattaataacgaatattatcataaagaatcagttttttacttttattttttgttgtttagaaCGAATATggtgtaagtgtatttctgactgaaagtatgatgtcgctgcaacgaattttcctatagtagtagtggcattagggcgcgtaaaattaatattactttttattattttgttggaaccttactattttattttaaagctacAGTTTGAGTAACTTAAATTCTTATTTctaagaagataagtatgtagtttcatttagtaacgcagtatcaaaatgactgtataattatttataataagttttgaatgtatttaattcaattgtttAATCATAAGATGACATAACAACACGAGATTTTGGACAGTTTCCTTATTGGCAGTAAGTCACTTTAACTCGGTCATACTCAACCTTTCTAACATAGGCCCATCATAGCCATCTTAATAGCTCGGGCTACAATGTGAATTCTTTAACATACTTTTtggttatacccgtgcgaatccagagcgggccgctatgtttttatatacaacgttcacagtttttctgtagtgtatttagtatcagcattgcacccgtgcgaagccggggcgggtcgctagtataaatttataacacagaaggaattattaaaatccagtaaaagatcaacaagttataagtctttcaatgtCGATAGAAGGGGTaaataacaagaaacagaaaagagacgacatatccacatgtgacgtcatcgggaattacgacgcgtgcaaaagaaagagatgaagcgatatccctacaacgcgcccacttctgcacattacaatatttgaaatatgaattactagcccatttttttaccaatttttatgcagttttcacaggagtgactttttttcgtattattgactattacatatagaataatgaacaaaatcataggccggttccctattgaAGACGTCACTTCTGGACACGAGGCGCTGCGTCGGCGCACGTTGTGCTGTATCGGCGTTCCTGTCGGTTGCTAACACGCAACAGTTGCTGTTAGGCCGCTACAGGAACCCTTATGGGTTACCAATATgtaacaagtattttttttaattatcgctAACTTAACCCTATGTGCAACGGCATATCAACTAAAACCCCGTGGTGGCTCTCTTCGGCGTATTAGGGACGGCTGCTGGCTTCCTCTGACAGAAGTGtttaagtcttcgtccgcagccgcctgGTGTGGCCCATCTATGAGCTCACGCACACCGAAGGCCCTGTGAGCTTCAACGACAGCGCTAGACTTCCAGGTTGAGTATAGCTGGGTATTCTGTTACTCCTGCCTGAGACAACTGTAATTATGGACAGTGGCGGATTTGCCATAAGGCCCAGTAAGGCCCGGGCCTAGGGCGGTAAATCGGGCCAAAAAAAACTTATGATTACAAGAAATAACTCAAATGCAAAGTATCTTAATGTATTAAAGGCTCGCGTGCCTTATGATTATAATCTTCCTAAATCATTATTTTGGGTGCAGAGGAAGAGGCGGCAGATGGCCTCAGGCCTAGAGCGGTTAGGACTGCAAATCCGCCACTGATTATGGCTTATCAGCTGTTAGTGTCACAGCTTATGAAGAACTGGCTGTTGGGAAGAATTTCTATTTAATACGGTAACTGTAGGTTGTAAGTGTAAAAAGgtgtattaaaaatgaaaacactTTTGTAATGAGTAAGTGATTTAACTGTCCATTCCAGAGGCTATTTGATGGTTTGTTTGTCATGTTTAGTGTGTGTAAAAGGAAAATTTCTAGAGGATTTCTTATGCCCgggctttaaaaaataatgagataaataaaaaaaatatataagatggAGCAATTATTGCTAGAAATAACCTTCAGGGGATTATTGTACTGTTCAGATGCAGACGAGAGGTAAAAACTCGCATGTGAATATTTCATACAAGAATCGCTCGAGCAACTTTCTTACCCACTAAGACTGTTTAcgtgatgattttttttctgtaaacttccacatttttatattgtattcatcatcataatcagacgtaggatgtccactgctaaacatttcatattgtattatagtttttttttatattcaataatttcaAGCCTGTATTTgctattaattgtaaacacgaGCGAGTACTGCCTTACCATAGCTATTGCTTGCAAAAATGTTGTGTGATTATTGCTAGAAATGATTGCCCCCTAAATGAAGGTTTAATGTTAATCCCGTATAATAATGCGATATTAATGATGTCATAGCTTACTGTGGTTCCCTTTTTATAAAaccttttattgttttgaataaactGCCAAAGCTACTTTAGTGGTAAAATGATCTCCGTCATATTAACCTCTGGAATGGACTACAATCTATGAACCTTTTATGTAATGGAGAATATGCCTTTAACTGTACAATAATAGAAGTATTGTAGTTAttactatgtaaataaaattatttttttctatgaataTGACTTGTTTTTTTCCCGCCATTTTGCTATTTCAGAAATGGATCGGCTCCATCGCTtcttctaacaaaaatatacactgaattaattgaattaaatataataaataacacaagtAATAGATACCAAGAAAGGCATTAAAAAGTTGGaccacataaaattataattttttaaattcagtccAAACCAGTTAgcgcaattttaaatttcgcgCTAATAACACCTATAAATAAAAGGCgggattattatatatttttttatttttaatcggtCACAGATTATCCAACATAAATAAGATTCCAAATTCAATCATTGGTTTCCGCACTGACAAGGGTCTCGACGCCATCGCCTCCGTCGggctaaaaaaataaagagattagagattgccattaaaaagtttatcgatgtcgataacattgtatttaatttttgtaattttaattttaattgttaaatattgataattagaCAATCTAGAAAGGATGCGGCATGTGCTTAttgtcgaaataaaaaaacaggcatttaatgtaattactacATAGAAAGTGCGACACGCACACTATAGTGTTTTGTGTCCATATgaacttatttataatgaaatctgAAATACTTGTCTGTTTTACACACTAATCTCCCAAATACAATAGTCTCTTTCATGTCTCTTTCGTGTCATGAGCATTGGCTCTTATCCTTTGACAGAAAGGAAAGTTTCCACAAGCCtaatactttatatattgtCTAAGTAAAAGCTACAGTCACCTGCATATCAGCAACTGTCAAAGGAGGCTCATCTTCCCTAAGCACGGTTTCTCCGTCCAATTTCTTTAAATTCGGAAGTCGACGTGCCGCCTCCGATCTCCATACTTCCAACTCACAGCCATCGTAAAGAGGATTACCAACGAATAGTAAGTCGTCTAGATGCGGGAGTTCCTAGAATtatggataaaattattataataggctTGAGAGTGGTTTGTTTATGGAAAATACCTAAGGCTTCGCGCCTCCAAGGGCAGTGGTggccctaaacgacgcgaggccccaggcgaaagcaaaaaataGTTTCCTGTTTTACAGTTTCgttggtaagatcgtaaaagAAGGTCCTCTAAGGCATTGCGCGAGGCTCCTGTAAGTGCCAGGCCCCGGGCAGTTGCCGGTTCGCCTCACCCTAAGGCCGCCTCTATCCAAGGgatacaaagaaaaaacattacctTTCGTCGATCGAGTAAAAAGGCCTCTAAAAGATCCGCTGCCTGGTATAAGTTAAAGTCGCTTAACGTTAGGAAGCAAGCTGTGGCTAGAATAACCACTGACACCTTAAGGAAggattttgtatgtttttcaAAATAACGTTATTGCTCCGCCTTATCATTGAAACGTTTTAGTAGTAAAAGCAAGACATGAACAAGTACGGATGAATTTGACATACAAAGAGATCGTATCTTCAATCTATCTTATAATTATAGCATGACTGTGTATATACTAATACTACTGTGTAATACTTATTATCTCGAAAAggtaaccatatttttattccGTGCAGGTGGAGCTACCGATATCTCAGTCGAACGCCAATCGTAATTAACGGTTGGTAAGAAATCATACTTGAAGTTTGTGAAATTCACTCCATTCCTTAACCAAGTTGTTGCTCATGTAAAGGACTTTTAGACTTCTCAACACGTGGATCCCTTTCAGCTTCTCTATTAGATTGTATGATATCCACAGCTCTTCTAACGTATCTCCTAGAGATtcctaaaacaaatttataaattctatagcctcttaaaaatgttgataaacaaacaaacacacatcacgcatttatccccaaagggatatACACAGGCGTAAACGagggcaaccacttttcgcttgtgtgttccatcccatgataggGGGCAACCCTACCATATTATTGTGAACAAATTTTGGAATCCAAGTTGATACTGGGCAGAAAAccccaatattatttttcccgGCCCCGAATTGTAATCCAAGGCCTGAGAGTGGTTAAGCTTACGCCTGCTATAGAACTACGCTATGGAAGCATAGCACATGTAGATATtactcaaaaaaatattcgaaatataCCATTCCAGCAAAAGACTTGATGTAATTCCTTCCCAAAGACAAAACGCgaagtttttttaaactattcaaaCCGGACACTTTCTCTATCATGTTTGTGGAGAGGCTTAACTTcctgaaacaaaattattgtaagaaaaaaattcaatagcAAAATAGTCAAactacgtaatatttttatacgaatatAAGATTTGCCTGACCAGTACATTTACACATTCAGAAACATTTTCTAAACAGAACCTGAAGCCAGACATCAAACCCAAAACTTTACCATGGAAATCGTGCCGCGTATTCCACATTAAAGTGATAATGTCTAAAAGACTACTATTACCTTTCTGTTTCAGTAAAAAGCCAAATTCTAGtaattgttttgtgtattttcgaTTACTCACTCGCAGTTAGAGAGACAAGATAAGGAATTGTCCATTTTCTCTATGGGTGGCCATTGAAAAATAAGACTAACTTCGATTGCTGTAGCCGCATGTTGGCCTGTTTTCTCTTCCCATCGTTTTATTGCTTCCTTTATAGTTGTTGCTTTTGTCGCCATGACAAGATTGAAAAGTATGGAAGaaactttaattaatgtaatttaggtaaagaaaatattttgcttatgaatattttttgcttaGTAACGATATCGATTTAATATTACTGCAACAAGCAcatctctataaaaaaaatctttttattttgttctctGTTACAAATGATAACCAACGGAACTCGATTCTGTACACTCGTCTAGAATAACAACCGTGTAGTTTCGTTTTGTACGATACTCTATGATGTGTCGCTTATCGACCTTTCACGTAATCACGAAATGGCGTCTTTCTGTATTGTTCTTTGAGTATTTCTATTTATGATATTGCAGTAAACAGCGCAAATGagaattctttaaaataaaaatcatacttCGGACTAGGTAAGTGACATttgttaatgatttttaaaatcgcgccactttttattttttcttttttgactttttaaaaaaaataaaaaaaaacaaatgccaATCTATTCTTGCGagtgaaatgtaattattttataattttagtggtTAAAAAGTCTCTTCACGTGTGTAAATCATTAAACATTCTTGTATAATCGTAAATAACATAGCGTACGTAATAAATTTCTAGTGAATTCTGTGtacagttaattaaaaatccatagtatttattacttttttcttaACAGCCGAACGCCATAAccaaaatgtttagttttttttagaaaaaagttatttttgacaCGCATTCccgctttttatatttttatttgaatttatttatttattttacttgatttattttactgcatttgcaattgttacataaaaatctACGTAGTTACATAAATATAGGTTAGAATTACATTGATCATTCTACACGAGTGaagtaataatttcatatttatttttgttcacgTTCAAACTCAATAAGTTTTGTGTTTTTAGGTGTTTTATGTGATATTCAAGATGTGTGCGTACGTAAACACGGTTCCGTTGCCGAAAATAAAGGTAAGGATGAGTTTTTACTTTAACAAGTTCATTTTCATTGAATAAATCTATTCATTGTAGCCTGCACGAATTTATACTTTCATCGACGGCTTCCACTGATATCTTCCATTTAGTATTATTGAGTTTGGGATTAGTACAAAAAGCTTATTAAGTCTGATGTAGTGGAAGGCCGCGCCTAATGCGGTACTTTGGGtatatttgatacaaattacgcttaccatcacgtgtactgcggtcactttgtcgtacaCCTATGAAAAAATCCTTTTGTTACTCTGCAATTGTAGAACTCTTGACCTGTGAACAATTgcagaatttaaaatgtataataggGTGCATCTTG is a genomic window containing:
- the LOC115452981 gene encoding dynein light chain 1, axonemal-like translates to MATKATTIKEAIKRWEEKTGQHAATAIEVSLIFQWPPIEKMDNSLSCLSNCEKLSLSTNMIEKVSGLNSLKKLRVLSLGRNYIKSFAGMESLGDTLEELWISYNLIEKLKGIHVLRSLKVLYMSNNLVKEWSEFHKLQELPHLDDLLFVGNPLYDGCELEVWRSEAARRLPNLKKLDGETVLREDEPPLTVADMQPDGGDGVETLVSAETND